The Eleginops maclovinus isolate JMC-PN-2008 ecotype Puerto Natales chromosome 3, JC_Emac_rtc_rv5, whole genome shotgun sequence genome includes a region encoding these proteins:
- the etsrp gene encoding ETS1-related protein isoform X2 yields the protein MYWDTIAKPGDRNTDSKDLKIKMEICQPGYHTEDFRTQEVPAGFDFASYDSKTPGQQQYVAESSYTDPPKASHTYDTKVSHSESSFFNLDSYHEFNWWASYPQDGLTVDQTQTGYHESLQTYQSLVPQNGQFSPAMEGSHSPFLTAKGSLQSETDRSFSCHSAELYDSDGQRQSSSFWPDYSAPSFTAPLLHPHSAPCPSNPGPQSAEQYCPRVVKRKNTHLQRPDREGQMTGMSAYPGSGPIQLWQFLLELLLDSACRTFICWTGDGWEFKMSDPTEVAKRWGQCKNKPKMNYEKLSRGLRYYYHKNIIHKTAGKRYVYRFVCDIQGMLGKTAQEVLTSLNVLPTNTESWPGIPAATSEHSSETWASQ from the exons atgtaCTGGGACACTATTGCCAAACctggagacagaaacacagacagcaaAGACTTGAAAATAAAG ATGGAGATTTGCCAGCCTGGATATCACACTGAAGACTTCAGGACACAGGAAGTGCCAGCTGGCTTCGACTTTGCATCTTATG ACAGTAAAACACCCGGACAACAGCAGTACGTCGCGGAGAGCAGCTACACTGACCCACCAAAAGCTTCTCACACTTATGACACTAAAG TGAGCCATAGTGAATCCTCCTTCTTCAACCTGGACTCATACCACGAGTTCAACTGGTGGGCCTCATATCCACAAG ATGGGCTGACGGTAGACCAGACACAAACTGGTTACCATGAGTCTCTTCAGACGTACCAGAGCCTGGTGCCCCAAAATGGACAGTTCAGCCCAGCCATGGAGGGCAGCCACAGCCCCTTTCTGACTGCGAAAGGATCATTACAAA gtgagaCGGATCGCAGCTTCTCGTGTCACTCGGCTGAACTTTACGACTCTGACGGGCAGAGGCAGTCGTCGTCTTTCTGGCCTGATTACTCAGCCCCCAGCTTCACTGCCCCCTTACTTCACCCACACTCTGCCCCCTGCCCCTCAAACCCCGGCCCTCAGTCCGCAGAGCAGTACTGTCCCCGTGTGGTCAAACGCAAAAACACTCACCTCCAGAGGCCGGACAGGGAGGGCCAGATGACCGGGATGTCAGCTTATCCAG gCTCTGGTCCAATCCAGTTGTGGCAGTTTTTACTGGAGCTACTACTGGACTCTGCCTGTCGTACCTTCATCTGCTGGACGGGAGACGGCTGGGAATTCAAGATGTCCGACCCCACAGAg GTGGCCAAGCGCTGGGGCCAGTGCAAGAACAAACCTAAAATGAACTACGAGAAGTTGAGCCGTGGCCTGCGTTACTACTACCACAAGAACATCATCCACAAGACAGCGGGCAAACGCTACGTCTACCGCTTTGTCTGTGACATACAGGGCATGCTGGGAAAGACGGCGCAGGAGGTCCTGACCAGCCTGAACGTTTTGCCGACGAACACAGAGTCGTGGCCCGGGATACCTGCAGCTACGTCGGAGCACAGCAGTGAAACATGGGCGTCACAGTAG
- the etsrp gene encoding ETS1-related protein isoform X1 — protein MYWDTIAKPGDRNTDSKDLKIKMEICQPGYHTEDFRTQEVPAGFDFASYDCPGEDLSFLLDSKTPGQQQYVAESSYTDPPKASHTYDTKVSHSESSFFNLDSYHEFNWWASYPQDGLTVDQTQTGYHESLQTYQSLVPQNGQFSPAMEGSHSPFLTAKGSLQSETDRSFSCHSAELYDSDGQRQSSSFWPDYSAPSFTAPLLHPHSAPCPSNPGPQSAEQYCPRVVKRKNTHLQRPDREGQMTGMSAYPGSGPIQLWQFLLELLLDSACRTFICWTGDGWEFKMSDPTEVAKRWGQCKNKPKMNYEKLSRGLRYYYHKNIIHKTAGKRYVYRFVCDIQGMLGKTAQEVLTSLNVLPTNTESWPGIPAATSEHSSETWASQ, from the exons atgtaCTGGGACACTATTGCCAAACctggagacagaaacacagacagcaaAGACTTGAAAATAAAG ATGGAGATTTGCCAGCCTGGATATCACACTGAAGACTTCAGGACACAGGAAGTGCCAGCTGGCTTCGACTTTGCATCTTATG ACTGCCCTGGTGAAGACCTGTCTTTTCTGTTAGACAGTAAAACACCCGGACAACAGCAGTACGTCGCGGAGAGCAGCTACACTGACCCACCAAAAGCTTCTCACACTTATGACACTAAAG TGAGCCATAGTGAATCCTCCTTCTTCAACCTGGACTCATACCACGAGTTCAACTGGTGGGCCTCATATCCACAAG ATGGGCTGACGGTAGACCAGACACAAACTGGTTACCATGAGTCTCTTCAGACGTACCAGAGCCTGGTGCCCCAAAATGGACAGTTCAGCCCAGCCATGGAGGGCAGCCACAGCCCCTTTCTGACTGCGAAAGGATCATTACAAA gtgagaCGGATCGCAGCTTCTCGTGTCACTCGGCTGAACTTTACGACTCTGACGGGCAGAGGCAGTCGTCGTCTTTCTGGCCTGATTACTCAGCCCCCAGCTTCACTGCCCCCTTACTTCACCCACACTCTGCCCCCTGCCCCTCAAACCCCGGCCCTCAGTCCGCAGAGCAGTACTGTCCCCGTGTGGTCAAACGCAAAAACACTCACCTCCAGAGGCCGGACAGGGAGGGCCAGATGACCGGGATGTCAGCTTATCCAG gCTCTGGTCCAATCCAGTTGTGGCAGTTTTTACTGGAGCTACTACTGGACTCTGCCTGTCGTACCTTCATCTGCTGGACGGGAGACGGCTGGGAATTCAAGATGTCCGACCCCACAGAg GTGGCCAAGCGCTGGGGCCAGTGCAAGAACAAACCTAAAATGAACTACGAGAAGTTGAGCCGTGGCCTGCGTTACTACTACCACAAGAACATCATCCACAAGACAGCGGGCAAACGCTACGTCTACCGCTTTGTCTGTGACATACAGGGCATGCTGGGAAAGACGGCGCAGGAGGTCCTGACCAGCCTGAACGTTTTGCCGACGAACACAGAGTCGTGGCCCGGGATACCTGCAGCTACGTCGGAGCACAGCAGTGAAACATGGGCGTCACAGTAG